One segment of Ricinus communis isolate WT05 ecotype wild-type chromosome 8, ASM1957865v1, whole genome shotgun sequence DNA contains the following:
- the LOC8271385 gene encoding probable disease resistance protein At5g63020 isoform X2: MGSVLSISISISPIDLVGWWKLLTGRANRVEGRPSEPTVGLDTMLHKVWNCLMKEDVGIVGLYGMGGIGKTTVLTQINNKFLNRSHGFDVVIWITVSKDLRLEKIQEEIGEKLGFSDDQKWKKRILDEKAIDIYNVLRKKKFLLLLDDIWERVNLIRLGIPRPDGKNRSKVVFTTRSEMVCSQMDAHKKIKVETLAWTEAWKLFQDKVGEDNLNIHPDIPHLAQAVARECDGLPIALITIARAMACKKTPQEWNHALEVLRKSASELQDFKIDKDDLIDYWNCDVIWNHHDGGSTPSSEGSNSRSTLLLAHLLKDETYCARNEGYEIIGTLVRACLLEEEGKYVKVHDVIRDMALWIASNCAEEKEQFLVQAGVQLSKAPKIEKWEGVNRVSLMANSFYDLPEKPVCANLLTLFLCHNPDLRMITSEFFQFMDALTVLDLSKTGIMELPLGISKLVSLQYLNLSDTSLTQLSVELSRLKKLKYLNLERNGRLKMIPGQVLSNLSALQVLRMLRCGSHLYEKAKDNLLADGKLQIEELQSLENLNELSITINFSSILQSFFNMDRFLNCTRALLLMCFDAPRSVDISFLANMKNLGILEILANSSLEVLDVGILTQGTSQVPSVISSKKCFDSLQRVVVYNCRKLRELTWLSLAPNLAILRVKYNENMEEIFSVRILIEFAIRGSINLKPLAKLEFLELGKLPRLESVHPNALSFPFLKKIKVFKCPKLKKLPLNSSSVKGSEVVIEAEAKWWEDVEWEDDATKAAFLPHFTHYTTRQRM; the protein is encoded by the exons ATGGGTAGTGTACTCTCCATCTCAATATCAATCTCGCCAATAGACCTTGTTGGCTGGTGGAAATTGCTTACTGGGCGAGCTAACAGGGTTGAGGGAAGACCAAGTGAACCAACTGTAGGTTTGGATACTATGTTACATAAGGTTTGGAACTGCCTCATGAAAGAAGATGTGGGAATTGTTGGCTTATACGGGATGGGAGGCATCGGTAAAACAACTGTCTTGACCCAAATCAACAACAAGTTCCTGAATAGGTCCCATGGTTTTGATGTTGTTATTTGGATTACAGTGTCAAAAGATTTAAGACTTGAGAAGATTCAAGAAGAGATTGGGGAAAAGTTAGGCTTTTCGGATGATCagaaatggaaaaaaagaatactTGATGAGAAAGCTATAGACATCTATAATGTGTTACggaagaagaagtttttaTTGCTGTTAGATGATATATGGGAGCGAGTTAACCTGATAAGATTAGGGATCCCTCGGCCGGATGGGAAAAACAGGTCCAAGGTAGTATTCACAACTCGTTCTGAGATGGTATGCAGCCAAATGGATGCTCACAAGAAGATTAAAGTGGAGACTTTGGCCTGGACCGAAGCTTGGAAACTGTTTCAGGATAAGGTTGGGGAAGACAACCTTAACATACATCCTGATATTCCTCACCTAGCTCAAGCTGTTGCTAGAGAGTGCGATGGTTTGCCAATAGCACTCATTACCATTGCTCGTGCTATGGCCTGCAAGAAGACACCTCAGGAATGGAATCATGCCCTTGAGGTCTTGAGAAAATCTGCCTCAGAACTACAAG attttaaaattgataaggATGACCTGATAGATTACTGGAATTGTGACGTAATCTGGAACCATCATGATGGCGGTAGTACTCCAAGTAGTGAGGGATCCAATAGCAGGAGCACCCTTTTGCTTGCACACTTATTGAAAGATGAAACTTATTGTGCACGTAACGAAGGGTATGAAATAATTGGTACTCTTGTTCGTGCATGCTTACTGGAAGAAGAAGGCAAATACGTGAAAGTTCATGATGTGATTCGCGACATGGCTCTGTGGATTGCCTCCAACTGTGCAGAGGAAAAAGAACAATTTCTGGTGCAAGCAGGCGTTCAATTAAGTAAAGCaccaaaaattgaaaaatgggAAGGGGTGAACAGGGTGTCACTGATGGCAAACTCCTTTTATGATCTTCCGGAAAAGCCTGTGTGTGCAAATCTGTTGACTTTATTTCTCTGTCACAATCCGGATTTGCGCATGATCACCAGTGAGTTCTTCCAGTTCATGGATGCACTAACAGTTCTAGACTTATCAAAGACTGGAATAATGGAATTACCTCTTGGAATTTCGAAATTGGTTTCGTTGCAATATCTCAATCTTTCAGATACATCGTTGACACAATTGTCTGTTGAATTAAGCAGGCTGAAGAAACTGAAGTATTTGAACTTGGAGCGGAACGGACGCCTAAAAATGATTCCAGGGCAAGTACTATCTAATCTTTCTGCATTGCAAGTTCTGAGAATGCTTAGATGCGGTAGTCATTTGTATGAAAAGGCAAAAGATAATCTACTGGCTGATGGTAAATTGCAAATAGAGGAGCTACAGAGTTTGGAGAATCTGAATGAGTTgagcatcacaatcaatttttCCTCTATTCTACAGAGCTTCTTCAACATGGACAGATTTCTGAACTGTACTCGAGCTTTACTCCTAATGTGCTTTGATGCTCCAAGGTCCGTAGATATTTCATTCTTAGCAAATATGAAGAATCTAGGCATCCTGGAAATCCTAGCTAATTCTTCCCTCGAAGTGCTAGATGTTGGTATTTTGACGCAAGGAACATCACAAGTGCCCTCTGTCATATCAAGTAAGAAATGCTTCGACAGCCTTCAAAGAGTAGTTGTGTATAATTGTCGTAAGTTGAGGGAGTTGACATGGCTTAGTCTAGCTCCTAATTTGGCAATTCTGAGAGTTAAGTATAACGAAAATATGGAAGAAATCTTCAGCGTCAGAATATTGATTGAATTTGCTATCAGAGGGAGTATTAATCTAAAACCACTGGCAAAACTCGAATTTCTTGAACTGGGTAAATTACCAAGGCTGGAGAGTGTACATCCAAATGCACTctcctttccttttctaaagaaaattaaggtATTTAAATGCCCAAAGCTCAAGAAACTTCCATTAAATTCTAGCAGTGTAAAGGGAAGTGAAGTTGTGATTGAGGCAGAGGCAAAATGGTGGGAAGATGTTGAATGGGAGGATGATGCTACTAAAGCTGCCTTTCTACCCCATTTCACGCATTACACAACTCGACAGAGGATgtga
- the LOC8271385 gene encoding probable disease resistance protein At5g63020 isoform X1: protein MGSVLSISISISPIDLVGWWKLLTGRANRVEGRPSEPTVGLDTMLHKVWNCLMKEDVGIVGLYGMGGIGKTTVLTQINNKFLNRSHGFDVVIWITVSKDLRLEKIQEEIGEKLGFSDDQKWKKRILDEKAIDIYNVLRKKKFLLLLDDIWERVNLIRLGIPRPDGKNRSKVVFTTRSEMVCSQMDAHKKIKVETLAWTEAWKLFQDKVGEDNLNIHPDIPHLAQAVARECDGLPIALITIARAMACKKTPQEWNHALEVLRKSASELQGMSEEVFALLKFSYDSLPNKRLQSCFLYCALFPEDFKIDKDDLIDYWNCDVIWNHHDGGSTPSSEGSNSRSTLLLAHLLKDETYCARNEGYEIIGTLVRACLLEEEGKYVKVHDVIRDMALWIASNCAEEKEQFLVQAGVQLSKAPKIEKWEGVNRVSLMANSFYDLPEKPVCANLLTLFLCHNPDLRMITSEFFQFMDALTVLDLSKTGIMELPLGISKLVSLQYLNLSDTSLTQLSVELSRLKKLKYLNLERNGRLKMIPGQVLSNLSALQVLRMLRCGSHLYEKAKDNLLADGKLQIEELQSLENLNELSITINFSSILQSFFNMDRFLNCTRALLLMCFDAPRSVDISFLANMKNLGILEILANSSLEVLDVGILTQGTSQVPSVISSKKCFDSLQRVVVYNCRKLRELTWLSLAPNLAILRVKYNENMEEIFSVRILIEFAIRGSINLKPLAKLEFLELGKLPRLESVHPNALSFPFLKKIKVFKCPKLKKLPLNSSSVKGSEVVIEAEAKWWEDVEWEDDATKAAFLPHFTHYTTRQRM, encoded by the coding sequence ATGGGTAGTGTACTCTCCATCTCAATATCAATCTCGCCAATAGACCTTGTTGGCTGGTGGAAATTGCTTACTGGGCGAGCTAACAGGGTTGAGGGAAGACCAAGTGAACCAACTGTAGGTTTGGATACTATGTTACATAAGGTTTGGAACTGCCTCATGAAAGAAGATGTGGGAATTGTTGGCTTATACGGGATGGGAGGCATCGGTAAAACAACTGTCTTGACCCAAATCAACAACAAGTTCCTGAATAGGTCCCATGGTTTTGATGTTGTTATTTGGATTACAGTGTCAAAAGATTTAAGACTTGAGAAGATTCAAGAAGAGATTGGGGAAAAGTTAGGCTTTTCGGATGATCagaaatggaaaaaaagaatactTGATGAGAAAGCTATAGACATCTATAATGTGTTACggaagaagaagtttttaTTGCTGTTAGATGATATATGGGAGCGAGTTAACCTGATAAGATTAGGGATCCCTCGGCCGGATGGGAAAAACAGGTCCAAGGTAGTATTCACAACTCGTTCTGAGATGGTATGCAGCCAAATGGATGCTCACAAGAAGATTAAAGTGGAGACTTTGGCCTGGACCGAAGCTTGGAAACTGTTTCAGGATAAGGTTGGGGAAGACAACCTTAACATACATCCTGATATTCCTCACCTAGCTCAAGCTGTTGCTAGAGAGTGCGATGGTTTGCCAATAGCACTCATTACCATTGCTCGTGCTATGGCCTGCAAGAAGACACCTCAGGAATGGAATCATGCCCTTGAGGTCTTGAGAAAATCTGCCTCAGAACTACAAGGTATGAGTGAAGAGGTCTTTGCACTTTTGAAGTTCAGTTATGATAGTTTGCCAAATAAGAGACTTCAATcttgtttcttatattgtgCCTTGTTTCCtgaagattttaaaattgataaggATGACCTGATAGATTACTGGAATTGTGACGTAATCTGGAACCATCATGATGGCGGTAGTACTCCAAGTAGTGAGGGATCCAATAGCAGGAGCACCCTTTTGCTTGCACACTTATTGAAAGATGAAACTTATTGTGCACGTAACGAAGGGTATGAAATAATTGGTACTCTTGTTCGTGCATGCTTACTGGAAGAAGAAGGCAAATACGTGAAAGTTCATGATGTGATTCGCGACATGGCTCTGTGGATTGCCTCCAACTGTGCAGAGGAAAAAGAACAATTTCTGGTGCAAGCAGGCGTTCAATTAAGTAAAGCaccaaaaattgaaaaatgggAAGGGGTGAACAGGGTGTCACTGATGGCAAACTCCTTTTATGATCTTCCGGAAAAGCCTGTGTGTGCAAATCTGTTGACTTTATTTCTCTGTCACAATCCGGATTTGCGCATGATCACCAGTGAGTTCTTCCAGTTCATGGATGCACTAACAGTTCTAGACTTATCAAAGACTGGAATAATGGAATTACCTCTTGGAATTTCGAAATTGGTTTCGTTGCAATATCTCAATCTTTCAGATACATCGTTGACACAATTGTCTGTTGAATTAAGCAGGCTGAAGAAACTGAAGTATTTGAACTTGGAGCGGAACGGACGCCTAAAAATGATTCCAGGGCAAGTACTATCTAATCTTTCTGCATTGCAAGTTCTGAGAATGCTTAGATGCGGTAGTCATTTGTATGAAAAGGCAAAAGATAATCTACTGGCTGATGGTAAATTGCAAATAGAGGAGCTACAGAGTTTGGAGAATCTGAATGAGTTgagcatcacaatcaatttttCCTCTATTCTACAGAGCTTCTTCAACATGGACAGATTTCTGAACTGTACTCGAGCTTTACTCCTAATGTGCTTTGATGCTCCAAGGTCCGTAGATATTTCATTCTTAGCAAATATGAAGAATCTAGGCATCCTGGAAATCCTAGCTAATTCTTCCCTCGAAGTGCTAGATGTTGGTATTTTGACGCAAGGAACATCACAAGTGCCCTCTGTCATATCAAGTAAGAAATGCTTCGACAGCCTTCAAAGAGTAGTTGTGTATAATTGTCGTAAGTTGAGGGAGTTGACATGGCTTAGTCTAGCTCCTAATTTGGCAATTCTGAGAGTTAAGTATAACGAAAATATGGAAGAAATCTTCAGCGTCAGAATATTGATTGAATTTGCTATCAGAGGGAGTATTAATCTAAAACCACTGGCAAAACTCGAATTTCTTGAACTGGGTAAATTACCAAGGCTGGAGAGTGTACATCCAAATGCACTctcctttccttttctaaagaaaattaaggtATTTAAATGCCCAAAGCTCAAGAAACTTCCATTAAATTCTAGCAGTGTAAAGGGAAGTGAAGTTGTGATTGAGGCAGAGGCAAAATGGTGGGAAGATGTTGAATGGGAGGATGATGCTACTAAAGCTGCCTTTCTACCCCATTTCACGCATTACACAACTCGACAGAGGATgtga
- the LOC112534604 gene encoding LOW QUALITY PROTEIN: probable disease resistance protein At1g52660 (The sequence of the model RefSeq protein was modified relative to this genomic sequence to represent the inferred CDS: inserted 2 bases in 2 codons; substituted 1 base at 1 genomic stop codon): protein MAHIGGLRTLSVRPQADDSLARKLGVTMGQHPHLISIRNMCLAAVAIDVPVQSASVALVDCYYNHIFVLLRNIKINNMFLNTPNXFDVVVWVVVSKDTRLEKVRGDIGKRIGFFXEKWGRKHFDKKAKDISDILRRKKFVLLLDDIWKRVDLTKVGVPPNGNENRSKVVFTTRSELVCSQMDAQETFKMMSLEWQEAXELFQKKVGEDTFKNDPDILPLAQDVARECSGLPIALTLAVLWLVKIHPRSGSMLLRS, encoded by the exons ATGGCTCATATTGGAGGCTTGCGTACCTTGTCTGTAAGGCCTCAAGCTGATGATTCATTGGCTCGCAAACTGGGTGTAACTATGGGGCAACATCCACACTTGATTTCCATCAGAAACATGTGTCTGGCTGCCGTGGCTATTG ATGTTCCTGTGCAGTCTGCCAGTGTGGCTCTCGTTGATTGTTATTATAACCACATTTTCGTCTTGCTACG aaatatcaaaatcaacaaCATGTTCCTTAATACACCTA GATTTGATGTTGTGGTCTGGGTTGTGGTATCAAAAGATACGAGGCTTGAGAAGGTTCGAGGAGATATTGGGAAAAGAATTggatttt atgaaaaatggGGGAGGAAACACTTTGATAAGAAGGCCAAGGACATCTCAGACATATTAAGGAGGAAGAAGTTTGTGTTGTTATTGGATGATATATGGAAACGAGTTGACCTTACAAAAGTTGGGGTTCCTCCTAATGGAAATGAAAACAGGTCCAAGGTAGTATTCACAACACGTTCCGAGTTGGTATGCAGTCAGATGGATGCTCAAGAGACATTTAAAATGATGTCTTTGGAATGGCAAGAAGCTTGAGAATTGTTCCAGAAGAAGGTTGGAGAAGACACCTTTAAGAACGATCCAGATATTCTTCCCCTAGCTCAAGATGTTGCCAGAGAGTGTAGTGGTTTGCCGATAGCACTAACATTGGCGGTGCTATGGCTTGTAAAAATACACCCCAGGAGTGGGAGCATGCTCTTGAGATCTTAA
- the LOC8271386 gene encoding uncharacterized protein LOC8271386, whose product MRFIKGSKVEILSKKEVPTGAWLCAQIIRGNGHTYSVKYGYTPISEEEVVERVPRKSIRPCPPPVPGSDDWVLGDLVEVFDNHSWKAAIVVKVIGGHNFLVRILGLSKRLLVHKSYLRVRQCWQDGKWFVIGKCMETCITRQPNLKVNQHLGDRYFHGEYYIQIQKPCVVATRKLKRKSFFDLYDPEAPQLAAQRRRLIKNTSSHPRVCSVYPSPISEKVDSIVYPNINLGENSAYSSFNVATAEFSRMDAGCGTDSFHVDSTISVHSDGCKSSVGSCSTVGYDAHDLPFRFSPQHSDNIGDYCSDAESSSGVEYEKGGRSLSSHDQLGVEFHRSELQMYYSTVEDLYASGPLSWEDEAKLTNLRDMLHISDDEHLKQHWEFRVMGLLMLQQLI is encoded by the exons ATGAGGTTCATAAAAGGTAGTAAAGTTGAGATACTTAGCAAAAAAGAAGTTCCAACAGGCGCTTGGCTTTGTGCTCAAATAATCCGTGGAAATGGCCACACATATAGTGTGAAGTACGGCTACACTCCAATTTCGGAGGAAGAAGTAGTGGAGAGAGTACCTAGAAAGTCAATTAGGCCCTGCCCGCCTCCTGTGCCAGGGTCAGATGATTGGGTTCTTGGTGATCTTGTTGAGGTGTTTGATAATCACTCTTGGAAAGCAGCAATAGTAGTGAAAGTTATTGGCGGTCATAACTTTTTGGTCAGGATACTTGGATTGTCTAAGCGTTTGTTGGTCCATAAATCTTATCTGAGGGTTCGACAGTGCTGGCAAGATGGTAAATGGTTTGTGATTGGAAAG TGTATGGAGACATGTATCACAAGACAGCCGAATTTAAAGGTAAACCAACATCTTGGAGATCGTTACTTTCACGGAGAGTAttatattcaaattcaaaagcCTTGTGTTGTTGCAACGAGAAAATTGAAGAGaaaatcattctttgacttgtATGATCCTGAAGCACCACAGTTAGCTGCTCAAAGGAGGAGACTGATAAAAAATACTAGTAGTCATCCACGAGTTTGTTCGGTGTATCCATCTCCAATTTCTGAAAAGGTAGATTCAATTGTTTatccaaatataaatttggGTGAAAATAGTGCGTACtcttcttttaatgttgcaaCAGCTGAGTTTTCTAGGATGGATGCAGGTTGTGGAACTGATAGTTTTCATGTAGACTCCACAATTTCTGTGCATAGTGATGGTTGTAAATCCTCTGTTGGCAGTTGTAGTACTGTAGGATATGATGCTCATGACTTGCCCTTCAGGTTTTCTCCACAACATAGTGACAATATAGGGGATTACTGTAGTGATGCTGAATCATCTTCTGGAGTGGAATATGAGAAAGGAGGACGTTCACTTTCTTCACATGACCAATTGGGTGTAGAATTTCATAGGTCAGAGTTACAAATGTACTATTCTACTGTTGAGGATTTATATGCTTCAGGGCCTTTGAGTTGGGAAGACGAAGCAAAATTGACAAATCTACGAGATATGCTTCATATCTCAGATGATGAACATTTAAAG CAGCACTGGGAGTTTAGGGTGATGGGTTTGCTGATGCTTCAACAGCTCATATAA